A single Hippocampus zosterae strain Florida chromosome 19, ASM2543408v3, whole genome shotgun sequence DNA region contains:
- the ttc13 gene encoding tetratricopeptide repeat protein 13 isoform X2: MDTANRVVVVVSLLCNYLCRAALATEFISTLTLFNSELSKQGCISLSDWEEYAADCESSILQLDDPSCEEGSNQPCESIFSLNAEKILNQAKLFIDQKKIPHPVKNINTNEELAIGYVLIGNGLYDEAIKHFSVLLQSDPELVSAIYGRGIAYGKKSHQDIKNADLALYELTRVITLEPNWPEVYEQRAEILSPLGRISEALADLTKAIQLQPSARLYRHRGTLLFISEDYVAASEDFQQSLELKKNQPIAMLYKGLTFFHRGLLKEAIETFKEALKLKSDFIDAYKSLGQAYRELGDFDAAMESFQKALMLNQNHIQSLQLRGMMLYHHGSLQEAISNFKRCLQLEPYNEVCQYMKGLSHVAMGQFYEGIKAQTKVMLNDPLLGQKASPEYLKVKYLREYSRYLHSHLDVPVAEYNVDQDLPGNFKNHWAKNLPFLIEDYEEQPGLQPHIKDVLPQNFESYSSDVQKLICTADHLGAMMQYNTPGFLPNKRIHRAMGLATLEVMQAMQRTWSNAKVRVNGRTRQMQWRDMFDIAVKWRRIADPDQPVLWLDQMPARSLSRGFNNHINLIRGQIINIRYLAYFDNILDFIKDRILVYHGAYNPKGLVEVRQALEKVNKVEDLLPIMKFNSKTRDGFTVNSKVPSLKDPGKEYDGFTITITGDRVGNMLFSVETQTTEERTHQYQSEIESIYRELTTKGKVFMLSAEFADADAVCNLILSLVYYFCNLMPLSRGSSVVAYSVMMGAVMASGNEVSGRIPKGKLVDFEAMTTPSPETFSKTAKSWMQFKSLPSWYQSLPSVAETFPSIRTMIEVLNADSLSQCSKKS, encoded by the exons ATGGACACTGCCAACCGGGTGGTTGTTGTAGTCTCGCTGCTCTGCAACTACCTGTGTCGAGCGGCGCTGGCTACCGAGTTCATCTCTACGCTGACGCTGTTCAACAGCGAGCTAAGCAAGCAAGGGTGCATCTCGCTGTCCGACTGGGAAGAGTACGCAGCGGACTGCG AATCATCCATTTTGCAGCTGGACGACCCAAGCTGCGAGGAAGGCAGCAACCAGCCCTGCGAGTCAATTTTCTCGCTGAATGCTGAGAAAATTCTT AATCAAGCCAAACTGTTTATAGACCAGAAGAAAATCCCCCACCCCGTcaaaaacatcaacacaaacgAGGAACTTG cCATTGGCTACGTTCTGATTGGCAACGGGCTCTATGACGAAGCCATTAAACACTTCTCCGTCCTGCTGCAG AGTGACCCTGAGCTGGTCAGTGCCATTTATGGCAGAGGGATCGCTTACGGCAAAAAAAGTCATCAG gacatcaaaaatgCTGACCTGGCGCTGTATGAGCTCACCAGAGTCATCACACTGGAGCCCAACTGGCCTGAAGTATACGAACAGAGAGCAGAG ATTTTGTCTCCTCTGGGTCGCATCAGTGAGGCTCTGGCAGACCTGACTAAAGCCATCCAGCTTCAACCATCAGCTCGACTCTACAGACACAGAGGGACACTGCTTTTCATCTCAGAg GACTATGTGGCGGCGTCGGAAGACTTCCAGCAGTCTTTGGAGCTGAAGAAGAATCAACCTATCGCCATGCTCTACAAAGGCCTCACCTTCTTCCACAGAGGCTTGCTCAAG GAGGCCATTGAGACATTCAAAGAGGCATTGAAGCTCAAGTCTGACTTCATCGATGCTTACAAGAGCCTGGGACAAGCCTACAG AGAGCTAGGCGACTTTGACGCGGCGATGGAAAGCTTCCAGAAGGCCCTCATGCTGAACCAGAACCACATCCAATCCCTGCAGCTCCGAGGCATGATGCTCTACCACCACGGCTCCCTCCAGGAGGCCATCAGCAACTTTAAG AGGTGTCTGCAGCTGGAGCCATACAATGAGGTGTGCCAGTACATGAAGGGCCTGAGTCACGTGGCCATGGGGCAGTTCTATGAGGGCATCAAAGCACAGACCAAAGTCATGCTCAACGACCCACTCCTGGGACAGAAGGCCAGCCCCGAATACCTCAAAGTTAAATACCTCAGAG AATACTCTCGCTACCTGCACTCACACCTGGACGTCCCGGTCGCCGAATACAACGTGGACCAGGACTTGCCGGGCAACTTTAAGAATCACTGGGCGAAAAATCTGCCCTTTCTCATCGAAGACTACGAGGAGCAGCCCGGCCTGCAGCCGCATATCAA GGATGTGCTGCCACAGAACTTTGAGTCCTACAGCAGTGACGTCCAGAAGCTAATCTGCACGGCCGACCATCTGGGGGCAATGATGCAGTACAACACGCCGGGCTTCCTGCCCAACAAGAGGATACACAGAG CCATGGGCCTGGCGACGCTCGAGGTGATGCAGGCCATGCAGCGCACGTGGAGCAACGCCAAAGTGCGCGTCAATGGCAGAACCAGGCAGATGCAGTGGAGGGACATGTTTGATATCGCCGTCAAGTGGAGGAG GATTGCTGATCCCGACCAGCCGGTTCTGTGGTTAGACCAGATGCCTGCCAGGAGTCTCAGTCGTGGTTTCAACAATCACATCAACCTCATCAG GGGCCAGATTATTAACATCAGGTACCTGGCTTACTTTGACAACATCCTGGATTTCATCAAAGACAGAATACTGGTCTACCACGG GGCGTACAACCCTAAAGGGTTGGTCGAAGTCCGCCAGGCCCTGGAGAAGGTAAATAAAGTGGAGGATCTTCTTCCTATCATGAAG TTTAACAGTAAAACCAGGGATGGCTTCACCGTCAACTCCAAAGTGCCCAGCTTGAAAGATCCTGGCAAAGAATATGACGGCTTCACTATCACCATTACGGGAGACAG GGTGGGCAACATGCTGTTCTCCGTGGAGACGCAGACCACGGAGGAACGCACGCATCAGTACCAGTCAGAGATCGAGTCCATCTACCGGGAGCTGACGACCAAAGGGAAGGTCTTCATGCTCTCCGCTGAGTTTGCG GACGCTGACGCCGTGTGCAACCTGATCCTCTCGCTGGTCTATTACTTTTGTAACCTCATGCCACTCTCCAGAGGCTCCAG cgtGGTGGCCTACTCTGTCATGATGGGGGCAGTGATGGCCAGTGGGAATGAAGTCAGTGGTCGCATCCCCAAAGGAAAG CTGGTGGACTTTGAGGCCATGACGACGCCCAGTCCGGAGACTTTCAGTAAAACGGCAAAGAGCTGGATGCAGTTCAAAag CTTGCCCTCTTGGTACCAGAGTCTGCCCTCCGTGGCGGAGACCTTCCCATCCATCAGAACCATGATCGAAGTCCTCAACGCAGATTCGTTGTCACAATGTTCAAAGAAGTCCTAG
- the dpf3 gene encoding zinc finger protein DPF3 isoform X3 produces the protein MATAIQNPLKSMGDQFYKDAIEQCRSYNARLRAERSVRMPFLDSQTGVAQNNCYIWMEKCQRQPGRVSGQMYAYPARCWRKKRRLHSPLDPQLRLCELRLEAELAPKRDGPPGEATTLETLLRSDNLLEKKSNVCKEEETLLEIQRVLEAEENGDVFQDDEDFEADTPKRKNRNRGKNRGSSRKKTEAVSVDDQDKPYVCDNRHKQKHNSKKAEEVCGKRYKNRPGLSYHYTHTHLAEEEGGEEEKDSEPAPSPTRLSDNHKPQKGPDGIIIPNDYCDFCLGDQDSNRKTGQAEELVSCSDCGRSGHPTCLQFTDNMMHAVRTYQWQCIECKSCSLCGTSENDDQLLFCDDCDRGYHMYCLKPPMTQPPEGSWSCHVCVDLLKDKASSFGDA, from the exons CATGGGCGACCAGTTCTACAAAGATGCCATCGAGCAGTGCCGCAGTTACAACGCCCGCCTGCGTGCCGAGCGTAGCGTGCGGATGCCCTTCCTGGACTCGCAAACTGGCGTTGCCCAGAACAACTGCTACATCTGGATGGAGAAGTGCCAGCGGCAGCCAG gcAGAGTGTCAGGACAGATGTACGCCTACCCAGCGCGCTGCTGGCGAAAAAAGCGGCGACTCCACTCACCCCTCGATCCCCAACTACGCTTGTGTGAGCTTCGGCTAG AGGCTGAGCTGGCCCCCAAGCGTGATGGGCCCCCAGGGGAGGCCACAACACTGGAGACTCTGCTCAGGAGCGACAACCTCCTGGAAAAGAAAAGCAACGTGTGCAAGGAAGAGGAGACGTTGCTGGAAATACAG AGAGTGCTGGAGGCCGAGGAAAACGGCGACGTTTTTCAAGACGACGAAGATTTCGAAGCGGATACGCCGAAGAGGAAGAACAGAAACCGAGGCAAA AACAGAGGCTCCAGTCGTAAGAAGACCGAAGCGGTCAGTGTGGATGACCAGGACAAACCTTATGTTTGCGACA atagacacaaacaaaagcatAATTCAAAAAAGGCTGAAGAAG TCTGTGGAAAGCGTTACAAGAACCGTCCTGGCCTGAGTTACCATTACACGCACACCCATCTGGCAGAGGAGGAAGGcggcgaggaggagaaggacaGCGAGCCGGCCCCGTCCCCCACACGACTCTCCGACAACCACAAAC CTCAGAAGGGTCCCGACGGCATCATCATTCCCAATGACTACTGCGACTTCTGCCTGGGAGACCAGGACTCCAACAGGAAGACGGGGCAGGCCGAGGAGCTGGTTTCCTGCTCTGATTGTGGACGGTCCG GCCACCCGACATGTTTGCAGTTCACCGACAACATGATGCACGCGGTGAGAACATACCAGTGGCAGTGCATTGAGTGCAAGTCCTGCAGCCTCTGCGGCACCTCAGAAAATGAC GACCAGCTGCTGTTCTGCGACGACTGCGACCGCGGCTACCACATGTACTGCCTCAAGCCACCCATGACCCAGCCTCCAGAAG GAAGCTGGAGTTGTCACGTGTGTGTGGACCTGTTGAAGGACAAGGCCTCATCCTTTGGCGATGCATAA
- the dpf3 gene encoding zinc finger protein DPF3 isoform X1 — protein sequence MATAIQNPLKSMGDQFYKDAIEQCRSYNARLRAERSVRMPFLDSQTGVAQNNCYIWMEKCQRQPGRVSGQMYAYPARCWRKKRRLHSPLDPQLRLCELRLEAELAPKRDGPPGEATTLETLLRSDNLLEKKSNVCKEEETLLEIQRVLEAEENGDVFQDDEDFEADTPKRKNRNRGKNRGSSRKKTEAVSVDDQDKPYVCDNRHKQKHNSKKAEEVCGKRYKNRPGLSYHYTHTHLAEEEGGEEEKDSEPAPSPTRLSDNHKPQKGPDGIIIPNDYCDFCLGDQDSNRKTGQAEELVSCSDCGRSGHPTCLQFTDNMMHAVRTYQWQCIECKSCSLCGTSENDVRTSNVQYVVFLFYDILSWNKMCRAQDQLLFCDDCDRGYHMYCLKPPMTQPPEGSWSCHVCVDLLKDKASSFGDA from the exons CATGGGCGACCAGTTCTACAAAGATGCCATCGAGCAGTGCCGCAGTTACAACGCCCGCCTGCGTGCCGAGCGTAGCGTGCGGATGCCCTTCCTGGACTCGCAAACTGGCGTTGCCCAGAACAACTGCTACATCTGGATGGAGAAGTGCCAGCGGCAGCCAG gcAGAGTGTCAGGACAGATGTACGCCTACCCAGCGCGCTGCTGGCGAAAAAAGCGGCGACTCCACTCACCCCTCGATCCCCAACTACGCTTGTGTGAGCTTCGGCTAG AGGCTGAGCTGGCCCCCAAGCGTGATGGGCCCCCAGGGGAGGCCACAACACTGGAGACTCTGCTCAGGAGCGACAACCTCCTGGAAAAGAAAAGCAACGTGTGCAAGGAAGAGGAGACGTTGCTGGAAATACAG AGAGTGCTGGAGGCCGAGGAAAACGGCGACGTTTTTCAAGACGACGAAGATTTCGAAGCGGATACGCCGAAGAGGAAGAACAGAAACCGAGGCAAA AACAGAGGCTCCAGTCGTAAGAAGACCGAAGCGGTCAGTGTGGATGACCAGGACAAACCTTATGTTTGCGACA atagacacaaacaaaagcatAATTCAAAAAAGGCTGAAGAAG TCTGTGGAAAGCGTTACAAGAACCGTCCTGGCCTGAGTTACCATTACACGCACACCCATCTGGCAGAGGAGGAAGGcggcgaggaggagaaggacaGCGAGCCGGCCCCGTCCCCCACACGACTCTCCGACAACCACAAAC CTCAGAAGGGTCCCGACGGCATCATCATTCCCAATGACTACTGCGACTTCTGCCTGGGAGACCAGGACTCCAACAGGAAGACGGGGCAGGCCGAGGAGCTGGTTTCCTGCTCTGATTGTGGACGGTCCG GCCACCCGACATGTTTGCAGTTCACCGACAACATGATGCACGCGGTGAGAACATACCAGTGGCAGTGCATTGAGTGCAAGTCCTGCAGCCTCTGCGGCACCTCAGAAAATGACGTACGTACCTCAAATGTACAATAtgtagtttttcttttctatgACATACTATCATGGAATAAAATGTGTCGCGCTCAGGACCAGCTGCTGTTCTGCGACGACTGCGACCGCGGCTACCACATGTACTGCCTCAAGCCACCCATGACCCAGCCTCCAGAAG GAAGCTGGAGTTGTCACGTGTGTGTGGACCTGTTGAAGGACAAGGCCTCATCCTTTGGCGATGCATAA
- the dpf3 gene encoding zinc finger protein DPF3 isoform X4: MATAIQNPLKSMGDQFYKDAIEQCRSYNARLRAERSVRMPFLDSQTGVAQNNCYIWMEKCQRQPGRVSGQMYAYPARCWRKKRRLHSPLDPQLRLCELRLEAELAPKRDGPPGEATTLETLLRSDNLLEKKSNVCKEEETLLEIQRVLEAEENGDVFQDDEDFEADTPKRKNRNRGKNRGSSRKKTEAVSVDDQDKPYVCDICGKRYKNRPGLSYHYTHTHLAEEEGGEEEKDSEPAPSPTRLSDNHKPQKGPDGIIIPNDYCDFCLGDQDSNRKTGQAEELVSCSDCGRSGHPTCLQFTDNMMHAVRTYQWQCIECKSCSLCGTSENDDQLLFCDDCDRGYHMYCLKPPMTQPPEGSWSCHVCVDLLKDKASSFGDA; encoded by the exons CATGGGCGACCAGTTCTACAAAGATGCCATCGAGCAGTGCCGCAGTTACAACGCCCGCCTGCGTGCCGAGCGTAGCGTGCGGATGCCCTTCCTGGACTCGCAAACTGGCGTTGCCCAGAACAACTGCTACATCTGGATGGAGAAGTGCCAGCGGCAGCCAG gcAGAGTGTCAGGACAGATGTACGCCTACCCAGCGCGCTGCTGGCGAAAAAAGCGGCGACTCCACTCACCCCTCGATCCCCAACTACGCTTGTGTGAGCTTCGGCTAG AGGCTGAGCTGGCCCCCAAGCGTGATGGGCCCCCAGGGGAGGCCACAACACTGGAGACTCTGCTCAGGAGCGACAACCTCCTGGAAAAGAAAAGCAACGTGTGCAAGGAAGAGGAGACGTTGCTGGAAATACAG AGAGTGCTGGAGGCCGAGGAAAACGGCGACGTTTTTCAAGACGACGAAGATTTCGAAGCGGATACGCCGAAGAGGAAGAACAGAAACCGAGGCAAA AACAGAGGCTCCAGTCGTAAGAAGACCGAAGCGGTCAGTGTGGATGACCAGGACAAACCTTATGTTTGCGACA TCTGTGGAAAGCGTTACAAGAACCGTCCTGGCCTGAGTTACCATTACACGCACACCCATCTGGCAGAGGAGGAAGGcggcgaggaggagaaggacaGCGAGCCGGCCCCGTCCCCCACACGACTCTCCGACAACCACAAAC CTCAGAAGGGTCCCGACGGCATCATCATTCCCAATGACTACTGCGACTTCTGCCTGGGAGACCAGGACTCCAACAGGAAGACGGGGCAGGCCGAGGAGCTGGTTTCCTGCTCTGATTGTGGACGGTCCG GCCACCCGACATGTTTGCAGTTCACCGACAACATGATGCACGCGGTGAGAACATACCAGTGGCAGTGCATTGAGTGCAAGTCCTGCAGCCTCTGCGGCACCTCAGAAAATGAC GACCAGCTGCTGTTCTGCGACGACTGCGACCGCGGCTACCACATGTACTGCCTCAAGCCACCCATGACCCAGCCTCCAGAAG GAAGCTGGAGTTGTCACGTGTGTGTGGACCTGTTGAAGGACAAGGCCTCATCCTTTGGCGATGCATAA
- the ttc13 gene encoding tetratricopeptide repeat protein 13 isoform X1 — MDTANRVVVVVSLLCNYLCRAALATEFISTLTLFNSELSKQGCISLSDWEEYAADCESSILQLDDPSCEEGSNQPCESIFSLNAEKILNQAKLFIDQKKIPHPVKNINTNEELAIGYVLIGNGLYDEAIKHFSVLLQSDPELVSAIYGRGIAYGKKSHQDIKNADLALYELTRVITLEPNWPEVYEQRAEILSPLGRISEALADLTKAIQLQPSARLYRHRGTLLFISEDYVAASEDFQQSLELKKNQPIAMLYKGLTFFHRGLLKEAIETFKEALKLKSDFIDAYKSLGQAYRELGDFDAAMESFQKALMLNQNHIQSLQLRGMMLYHHGSLQEAISNFKRCLQLEPYNEVCQYMKGLSHVAMGQFYEGIKAQTKVMLNDPLLGQKASPEYLKVKYLREYSRYLHSHLDVPVAEYNVDQDLPGNFKNHWAKNLPFLIEDYEEQPGLQPHIKDVLPQNFESYSSDVQKLICTADHLGAMMQYNTPGFLPNKRIHRAMGLATLEVMQAMQRTWSNAKVRVNGRTRQMQWRDMFDIAVKWRRIADPDQPVLWLDQMPARSLSRGFNNHINLIRGQIINIRYLAYFDNILDFIKDRILVYHGAYNPKGLVEVRQALEKVNKVEDLLPIMKQFNSKTRDGFTVNSKVPSLKDPGKEYDGFTITITGDRVGNMLFSVETQTTEERTHQYQSEIESIYRELTTKGKVFMLSAEFADADAVCNLILSLVYYFCNLMPLSRGSSVVAYSVMMGAVMASGNEVSGRIPKGKLVDFEAMTTPSPETFSKTAKSWMQFKSLPSWYQSLPSVAETFPSIRTMIEVLNADSLSQCSKKS; from the exons ATGGACACTGCCAACCGGGTGGTTGTTGTAGTCTCGCTGCTCTGCAACTACCTGTGTCGAGCGGCGCTGGCTACCGAGTTCATCTCTACGCTGACGCTGTTCAACAGCGAGCTAAGCAAGCAAGGGTGCATCTCGCTGTCCGACTGGGAAGAGTACGCAGCGGACTGCG AATCATCCATTTTGCAGCTGGACGACCCAAGCTGCGAGGAAGGCAGCAACCAGCCCTGCGAGTCAATTTTCTCGCTGAATGCTGAGAAAATTCTT AATCAAGCCAAACTGTTTATAGACCAGAAGAAAATCCCCCACCCCGTcaaaaacatcaacacaaacgAGGAACTTG cCATTGGCTACGTTCTGATTGGCAACGGGCTCTATGACGAAGCCATTAAACACTTCTCCGTCCTGCTGCAG AGTGACCCTGAGCTGGTCAGTGCCATTTATGGCAGAGGGATCGCTTACGGCAAAAAAAGTCATCAG gacatcaaaaatgCTGACCTGGCGCTGTATGAGCTCACCAGAGTCATCACACTGGAGCCCAACTGGCCTGAAGTATACGAACAGAGAGCAGAG ATTTTGTCTCCTCTGGGTCGCATCAGTGAGGCTCTGGCAGACCTGACTAAAGCCATCCAGCTTCAACCATCAGCTCGACTCTACAGACACAGAGGGACACTGCTTTTCATCTCAGAg GACTATGTGGCGGCGTCGGAAGACTTCCAGCAGTCTTTGGAGCTGAAGAAGAATCAACCTATCGCCATGCTCTACAAAGGCCTCACCTTCTTCCACAGAGGCTTGCTCAAG GAGGCCATTGAGACATTCAAAGAGGCATTGAAGCTCAAGTCTGACTTCATCGATGCTTACAAGAGCCTGGGACAAGCCTACAG AGAGCTAGGCGACTTTGACGCGGCGATGGAAAGCTTCCAGAAGGCCCTCATGCTGAACCAGAACCACATCCAATCCCTGCAGCTCCGAGGCATGATGCTCTACCACCACGGCTCCCTCCAGGAGGCCATCAGCAACTTTAAG AGGTGTCTGCAGCTGGAGCCATACAATGAGGTGTGCCAGTACATGAAGGGCCTGAGTCACGTGGCCATGGGGCAGTTCTATGAGGGCATCAAAGCACAGACCAAAGTCATGCTCAACGACCCACTCCTGGGACAGAAGGCCAGCCCCGAATACCTCAAAGTTAAATACCTCAGAG AATACTCTCGCTACCTGCACTCACACCTGGACGTCCCGGTCGCCGAATACAACGTGGACCAGGACTTGCCGGGCAACTTTAAGAATCACTGGGCGAAAAATCTGCCCTTTCTCATCGAAGACTACGAGGAGCAGCCCGGCCTGCAGCCGCATATCAA GGATGTGCTGCCACAGAACTTTGAGTCCTACAGCAGTGACGTCCAGAAGCTAATCTGCACGGCCGACCATCTGGGGGCAATGATGCAGTACAACACGCCGGGCTTCCTGCCCAACAAGAGGATACACAGAG CCATGGGCCTGGCGACGCTCGAGGTGATGCAGGCCATGCAGCGCACGTGGAGCAACGCCAAAGTGCGCGTCAATGGCAGAACCAGGCAGATGCAGTGGAGGGACATGTTTGATATCGCCGTCAAGTGGAGGAG GATTGCTGATCCCGACCAGCCGGTTCTGTGGTTAGACCAGATGCCTGCCAGGAGTCTCAGTCGTGGTTTCAACAATCACATCAACCTCATCAG GGGCCAGATTATTAACATCAGGTACCTGGCTTACTTTGACAACATCCTGGATTTCATCAAAGACAGAATACTGGTCTACCACGG GGCGTACAACCCTAAAGGGTTGGTCGAAGTCCGCCAGGCCCTGGAGAAGGTAAATAAAGTGGAGGATCTTCTTCCTATCATGAAG CAGTTTAACAGTAAAACCAGGGATGGCTTCACCGTCAACTCCAAAGTGCCCAGCTTGAAAGATCCTGGCAAAGAATATGACGGCTTCACTATCACCATTACGGGAGACAG GGTGGGCAACATGCTGTTCTCCGTGGAGACGCAGACCACGGAGGAACGCACGCATCAGTACCAGTCAGAGATCGAGTCCATCTACCGGGAGCTGACGACCAAAGGGAAGGTCTTCATGCTCTCCGCTGAGTTTGCG GACGCTGACGCCGTGTGCAACCTGATCCTCTCGCTGGTCTATTACTTTTGTAACCTCATGCCACTCTCCAGAGGCTCCAG cgtGGTGGCCTACTCTGTCATGATGGGGGCAGTGATGGCCAGTGGGAATGAAGTCAGTGGTCGCATCCCCAAAGGAAAG CTGGTGGACTTTGAGGCCATGACGACGCCCAGTCCGGAGACTTTCAGTAAAACGGCAAAGAGCTGGATGCAGTTCAAAag CTTGCCCTCTTGGTACCAGAGTCTGCCCTCCGTGGCGGAGACCTTCCCATCCATCAGAACCATGATCGAAGTCCTCAACGCAGATTCGTTGTCACAATGTTCAAAGAAGTCCTAG
- the dpf3 gene encoding zinc finger protein DPF3 isoform X2: MATAIQNPLKSMGDQFYKDAIEQCRSYNARLRAERSVRMPFLDSQTGVAQNNCYIWMEKCQRQPGRVSGQMYAYPARCWRKKRRLHSPLDPQLRLCELRLEAELAPKRDGPPGEATTLETLLRSDNLLEKKSNVCKEEETLLEIQRVLEAEENGDVFQDDEDFEADTPKRKNRNRGKNRGSSRKKTEAVSVDDQDKPYVCDICGKRYKNRPGLSYHYTHTHLAEEEGGEEEKDSEPAPSPTRLSDNHKPQKGPDGIIIPNDYCDFCLGDQDSNRKTGQAEELVSCSDCGRSGHPTCLQFTDNMMHAVRTYQWQCIECKSCSLCGTSENDVRTSNVQYVVFLFYDILSWNKMCRAQDQLLFCDDCDRGYHMYCLKPPMTQPPEGSWSCHVCVDLLKDKASSFGDA, encoded by the exons CATGGGCGACCAGTTCTACAAAGATGCCATCGAGCAGTGCCGCAGTTACAACGCCCGCCTGCGTGCCGAGCGTAGCGTGCGGATGCCCTTCCTGGACTCGCAAACTGGCGTTGCCCAGAACAACTGCTACATCTGGATGGAGAAGTGCCAGCGGCAGCCAG gcAGAGTGTCAGGACAGATGTACGCCTACCCAGCGCGCTGCTGGCGAAAAAAGCGGCGACTCCACTCACCCCTCGATCCCCAACTACGCTTGTGTGAGCTTCGGCTAG AGGCTGAGCTGGCCCCCAAGCGTGATGGGCCCCCAGGGGAGGCCACAACACTGGAGACTCTGCTCAGGAGCGACAACCTCCTGGAAAAGAAAAGCAACGTGTGCAAGGAAGAGGAGACGTTGCTGGAAATACAG AGAGTGCTGGAGGCCGAGGAAAACGGCGACGTTTTTCAAGACGACGAAGATTTCGAAGCGGATACGCCGAAGAGGAAGAACAGAAACCGAGGCAAA AACAGAGGCTCCAGTCGTAAGAAGACCGAAGCGGTCAGTGTGGATGACCAGGACAAACCTTATGTTTGCGACA TCTGTGGAAAGCGTTACAAGAACCGTCCTGGCCTGAGTTACCATTACACGCACACCCATCTGGCAGAGGAGGAAGGcggcgaggaggagaaggacaGCGAGCCGGCCCCGTCCCCCACACGACTCTCCGACAACCACAAAC CTCAGAAGGGTCCCGACGGCATCATCATTCCCAATGACTACTGCGACTTCTGCCTGGGAGACCAGGACTCCAACAGGAAGACGGGGCAGGCCGAGGAGCTGGTTTCCTGCTCTGATTGTGGACGGTCCG GCCACCCGACATGTTTGCAGTTCACCGACAACATGATGCACGCGGTGAGAACATACCAGTGGCAGTGCATTGAGTGCAAGTCCTGCAGCCTCTGCGGCACCTCAGAAAATGACGTACGTACCTCAAATGTACAATAtgtagtttttcttttctatgACATACTATCATGGAATAAAATGTGTCGCGCTCAGGACCAGCTGCTGTTCTGCGACGACTGCGACCGCGGCTACCACATGTACTGCCTCAAGCCACCCATGACCCAGCCTCCAGAAG GAAGCTGGAGTTGTCACGTGTGTGTGGACCTGTTGAAGGACAAGGCCTCATCCTTTGGCGATGCATAA
- the dpf3 gene encoding zinc finger protein DPF3 isoform X5: MYAYPARCWRKKRRLHSPLDPQLRLCELRLEAELAPKRDGPPGEATTLETLLRSDNLLEKKSNVCKEEETLLEIQRVLEAEENGDVFQDDEDFEADTPKRKNRNRGKNRGSSRKKTEAVSVDDQDKPYVCDNRHKQKHNSKKAEEVCGKRYKNRPGLSYHYTHTHLAEEEGGEEEKDSEPAPSPTRLSDNHKPQKGPDGIIIPNDYCDFCLGDQDSNRKTGQAEELVSCSDCGRSGHPTCLQFTDNMMHAVRTYQWQCIECKSCSLCGTSENDVRTSNVQYVVFLFYDILSWNKMCRAQDQLLFCDDCDRGYHMYCLKPPMTQPPEGSWSCHVCVDLLKDKASSFGDA, from the exons ATGTACGCCTACCCAGCGCGCTGCTGGCGAAAAAAGCGGCGACTCCACTCACCCCTCGATCCCCAACTACGCTTGTGTGAGCTTCGGCTAG AGGCTGAGCTGGCCCCCAAGCGTGATGGGCCCCCAGGGGAGGCCACAACACTGGAGACTCTGCTCAGGAGCGACAACCTCCTGGAAAAGAAAAGCAACGTGTGCAAGGAAGAGGAGACGTTGCTGGAAATACAG AGAGTGCTGGAGGCCGAGGAAAACGGCGACGTTTTTCAAGACGACGAAGATTTCGAAGCGGATACGCCGAAGAGGAAGAACAGAAACCGAGGCAAA AACAGAGGCTCCAGTCGTAAGAAGACCGAAGCGGTCAGTGTGGATGACCAGGACAAACCTTATGTTTGCGACA atagacacaaacaaaagcatAATTCAAAAAAGGCTGAAGAAG TCTGTGGAAAGCGTTACAAGAACCGTCCTGGCCTGAGTTACCATTACACGCACACCCATCTGGCAGAGGAGGAAGGcggcgaggaggagaaggacaGCGAGCCGGCCCCGTCCCCCACACGACTCTCCGACAACCACAAAC CTCAGAAGGGTCCCGACGGCATCATCATTCCCAATGACTACTGCGACTTCTGCCTGGGAGACCAGGACTCCAACAGGAAGACGGGGCAGGCCGAGGAGCTGGTTTCCTGCTCTGATTGTGGACGGTCCG GCCACCCGACATGTTTGCAGTTCACCGACAACATGATGCACGCGGTGAGAACATACCAGTGGCAGTGCATTGAGTGCAAGTCCTGCAGCCTCTGCGGCACCTCAGAAAATGACGTACGTACCTCAAATGTACAATAtgtagtttttcttttctatgACATACTATCATGGAATAAAATGTGTCGCGCTCAGGACCAGCTGCTGTTCTGCGACGACTGCGACCGCGGCTACCACATGTACTGCCTCAAGCCACCCATGACCCAGCCTCCAGAAG GAAGCTGGAGTTGTCACGTGTGTGTGGACCTGTTGAAGGACAAGGCCTCATCCTTTGGCGATGCATAA